One Syngnathoides biaculeatus isolate LvHL_M chromosome 4, ASM1980259v1, whole genome shotgun sequence DNA window includes the following coding sequences:
- the cldn5a gene encoding claudin 5a: MVSAGLEILGLSMCVVGSLLVMVACGLPMWKVTAFIEANIVVAQTIWDGLWMSCVVQSTGQMQCKVHDSVLALSHDLQAARALTIISSVMGVLGLMVVIAGAQCTNCIRDENVKARVVNAGGVIYIISGLFVLVPLCWMANNIISDFYNPQVPGSKKREIGAALYIGWAATALLLIGGAVLCCSCPAGGNTGYSVKYAPTKRATQNGDYDKRNYV, translated from the coding sequence ATGGTATCGGCCGGGCTGGAGATTCTGGGACTGTCGATGTGCGTCGTCGGTTCTCTACTGGTGATGGTGGCGTGCGGGCTGCCCATGTGGAAGGTGACCGCGTTCATCGAGGCCAACATCGTGGTGGCGCAGACCATCTGGGACGGCCTGTGGATGTCGTGCGTGGTGCAGAGCACCGGCCAGATGCAATGCAAGGTGCACGACTCGGTGCTCGCCCTCAGCCACGACCTGCAGGCGGCCCGGGCGCTCACCATCATCTCGTCGGTGATGGGCGTGCTGGGGCTCATGGTGGTGATCGCCGGGGCGCAGTGCACCAACTGCATCCGCGACGAGAACGTGAAGGCGCGGGTGGTGAACGCCGGCGGGGTGATCTACATCATCAGCGGGCTCTTCGTGCTGGTGCCCCTATGCTGGATGGCCAACAACATCATCTCGGACTTCTACAACCCGCAGGTGCCCGGCTCCAAGAAGAGGGAGATCGGCGCCGCCCTGTACATCGGCTGGGCGGCCACCGCGCTGCTGCTGATCGGCGGCGCGGTGCTGTGCTGCTCGTGCCCGGCCGGTGGGAACACGGGATACTCGGTCAAGTATGCGCCGACCAAGAGAGCCACGCAGAACGGGGACTATGACAAAAGGAATTATGTGTAG